The following is a genomic window from Janibacter sp. DB-40.
GACCGCACGATCGTCGTCGAGCGCTTCCGCGACGAGATCGGTGACTGGCGGGTGGCGATCCACTCCCCGTTCGGCGCGCAGGTGCACGCGCCGTGGGCGCTGGCGGTCTCCGCCCGGATGCGTGAGCGCTTCGGCGTCGACGTCCAGGCGATGCACGGTGACGACGGGATCGTGCTGCGGTTGCCGGACATCGAGATGGGTGACGTGCGGGACGACGTCAGCGTCAGCAGCAGCGAGCTGCTCGACCTGATCACCCTCGACCCGGACGACGTCGACTCCCTCGTCACCGATGAGGTCGGCGGGTCGGCCCTCTTCGCGGCACGCTTCCGTGAGTGCGCCGCCCGCGCCCTCCTGCTCCCCCGCCGACGACCCGACAAGCGGCAGCCGCTGTGGCAGCAGCGCCAGCGGGCCGCCTCCCTGCTCCAGGTCGCCAGCGGGCACTCCGACTTCCCGATCGTGCTCGAGACGGTCCGCGAGTGCGTCCAGGACGTCTTCGACGTGCCCTCGCTGACCGAGCTGATGACGGCCGTGGCGCGACGCCGGGTCACGCTCGTGGACGTCGAGAGCCCGCGTCCCTCCCCCTTCGCCGCGTCGCTGATGTTCGGCTACGTCGCGCAGTTCCTCTACGAGGGCGACTCACCACTGGCCGAGCGTCGCGCGGCCGCGCTCACGCTCGACCCGACACTGCTGGCCGACCTGCTCGGCCGGGGTGAGCAGCTCTCCCTGGCCGACCTGCTCGACCCTGCCGCCGTCGAGCGCACCGCGGCCGAGCTGCAGCACCTCGCGCCCACGCGTGCCGCGCGCGACATGGACGATCTCGCGGACCTCGTGCGCGTCCTGGGTCCGCTGAGTACTGCGGACCTCGTGCGGCGCAGCGTCCCCGAGCTCGACGAGGCGGGCGTGCGAGCGGCGCTGGACCGGCTCGAGACGGCCCGGCAGGTCATCCGGATCCCGGTTGCCGGCCGGGAGACGTGGGCGAGCACCGACGACGCCGCGCGCCTGCGCGACGCCCTCGGCGCCTCCCTCCCCCCGGGTCTGCCCGCCACCGCCCTGGAACCGGTCACCGACCCGCTCGGCGACCTCGTCACCCGCTACGCCCGCACGCACGTCCCCTTCGCCGCCACCGACCTCGCGGAGCACTACGGCATCGGGCGGGCCGTGGCCGTGGACGCACTGCGTCGCCTCGTCCAGACGGGCCGGCTCGCCGAGGGCGACCTGCTGCCGGTGGAGTGCGGAGGTCGTGGTGGCGAGTTCTGCGATGCCGAGGTGCTGCGGACCCTGCGCCGGCGCTCCCTCGCCGCGCTGCGCCACGAGGTGGAGCCGGTCGAGCCCCGTCAGTACGCGCGCTTCCTGCCGGCCTGGCAGGGCGTGGGCCGGCGGATGCGCGGACGCGACGGCGTGCTGCGCGCCGTCGAGCAGCTGAGCGGCGTCCAGCTGCCCGCCAGCGCCCTCGAGACGCTCGTGCTGCCCGCGCGCATCGACGAGCCGGTCGCGCCGCTGCTGGACGACCTCATGGCCAGCGGCCAGGTGCTGTGGGCCGGGCACGGACGACTGCCCGGTGACGACGCCTGGGTCAGCCTCCACCTGACCGATGGCGTGCAGGCCACCCTGCCCGTCCCCGCCACCGACGACCTGACCGAGCTGGAGCGGGCCGTGCACGCGGCGCTCGGAGGCGGTGGCGCGTACTTCTTCCGCGACGTGGCCGATGCGGTTGCGCAGGCGCGCATCGACCACGACGGGGAGGAGCGACCGGAGCCGGCGAGCGATGACGAGCTCGCCGATGCGCTGTGGTCGCTCGCCCACCGCGGCCTGGTCACCGGTGACACCCTGGCGCCGGTCCGCGGGCTGCTCGCCGGCGGTCGCTCGGCGCACCGCACCCCCCGCCGCGCCACGAGTCGCAGCCGATACGGGGGCCGTCCCCGGCTGGGTCGGGCCGCCGTGCCACAACGCACCGGACCACCGCGCGTCGCGGGCCGCTGGTCGCTGCTCCCGGCTGCCGAGACGGACCCGACGATCCGGGTCCATGCCGCCGCCGAGGGGCTGCTCGACCGGCACGGCGTCGTCACCCGGGGAGCCGTCGTCGCGGAGGAGGTCACCGGTGGCTTCGCGGCGATCCACCGGGTCCTCGGAGTCGCGGAGGAGGCCGGTCAGGTGCGCCGCGGGTACTTCGTCGAGGGACTGGGCGCCTCCCAGTTCGCCCTCCCGGGCGCGGTGGACGAGGTCCGCTCGGCGCGTGCCGGTGAGGACGCGGTCGTGCTCGCCGCGACGGATCCCGCGAGCCCGTGGGGGGCGGCCCTGCGCTGGCCGGAGCGCGCCGCGGACCGGTCCGGGCACCAGCCCGGCCGCAAGGCCGGCGCCCTCGTCGTCGCGGTCGACGGGGAGCTCGTCCTCTACGTCGAGCGCGGTGGGCGCACGCTGCTCACCTGGGGCGAGGATGCCGAGGTCCTGCGCACGGCGGCGCGAGGGCTCGCCGAGGCCGTGCGCCGTGGCGCCCTCGGGCGACTCACCGTGCAGAAGGCCGACGGCGCTCCCGTGCTCGGCTCCACCGACCCGCTCGCGCTCGCGCTGACCGACGCCGGCTTCACCATGACCCCCCGCGGGCTGCGCCTGCGGCCGACCGGGAGTCGCTGAGCATGCCCGAGGGTGACACCGTCCGGCGCGCGGCCGACCGTCTGGGACAGGCCCTGACCGGGCAGCGCCTGACCCTCGTCGACATCCGGTGGGGCACCGTGGGCGAGGATCCGATCCGTGACGCCCTCGTCGAGGAGATCGTCCCGCGCGGCAAGCACCTGCTGCACCGCTTCGACACCGGGTGGACCCTGCACACTCACCTGCGGATGGAGGGATCCTGGCGGATCGAAGGGGGTGGCTCACCGGCGGCGGCGCGGGCCCTGCGTCGTCGCGACCTGCGGGTCGCCCTCGGGACGGCGGCGTGGACGACCCTGGGCCTGCGCCTCGGGGAGGTCGACCTCGTGCGCCGGCATGACGAGCACCGCCTCGTCGGCCATCTCGGCCCCGACGTGCTCGGGGCCGACTGGGACGCGGCGACAGCGCTGGCGCGCCTGTCCGGCGCGCCGGGCACGACCCTGGCCGCGGCACTGCTGGACCAGCGCAACCTCGCGGGAGTCGGGACGTTCTGGGCGAGCGAAGCCCTCTTCCTCCAGCGCCTGGACCCGTGGCGTCCCGTGGCCGAGCTGCGGGAGGAGGACCTCGCCGCCCTGGTGGAGCGGGTGCACACCCTGATGGTGCGCAGCCACGCCCTCGGGATGCAGTCCTCGACCGGCCACCGCCGCGCCGACCGGCGGGCCTTCGTCCACGGGCGGGCTCGTCAGCCGTGCCGCCGGTGCGGCACGACGATCCGGGTCGGTGACCTGGGCGTGGGCGCGCACGAGCGCGTCTTCTTCTCGTGCCCGGTGTGCCAGAGCGGGTAGCGGTCAGGCTGCGGAGACGACCGTCTCGTCGCGGGTGGCCACGGGCAGCGCGACGGGGGCGCTCGCGCGCTCAGCGCGGTCTGCCCGGTGGGCGATCTCGGTGAAGACGACCGACATCGGCAGGTCGAGCGCCTGGCAGATGGAGGCGACGAGCTCCGAGCTCGCTTCCTTCTCCCCGCGCTCGATCTCGCTGAGGTAGCCGAGGGAGACCGATGCCCGGGCGGAGATGTCCCGCAGGGTGCTCCCCCGGGCGCGCCGCGCACTGCGGAGCACGTCACCGAGCTCTTCCCTCAGCAGCACCATCGGTCCACCTCCTCATGTTCTTCGTCACGCTCCACCGTACATCGGCCTCCCGTCAGCCGGACAGGGTGACCTCGTGGGCGAGGTCGAGCGCAGCCTCGACGGCTCCGCTGCGCACCTGCGACCGGTCCCCGGTCAACGCCAGCCGGCGCGCCGTCACTTCCGACGGGGTCGCGCAGGCCAGCCAGACGGTCCCCGCCGGGTGCCCCTCGCTCGGTCCGGGCCCCGCGACACCGGTCGTCGCGATTGCGACGTCCACCCCGAGCACGCGGCACGCTCCGAGGGCCATCTGCGAGGCGACCTCCCGGTCGACCGTCCCGACGCGGTCCACCAGGTCCGCCGCGACCCCCAGCACCTCGATCTTCAGGCCCGGGTCGTAGGCGACCACCGAGCCGTGGAAGACCCGGGAGGCTCCGGGCACCGCGACCAGCGTCGCCGCGAGCAGGCCCCCGGTCAGCGACTCGGCGGTGCCGAGCGACCAGCCGCGGGCAGCCAGTGACTCGAGGAGCCCGCCGGCGCCGGTGGGCGGGTCAGTGGCCACCGGCCGCCTTGCGGTCACGCTTCATCCGTGCCCGGTCACTCGTCGTGCGCAGCTTCAGCGCCTTGACGACGTAGTCGACACCGGTCGCGATCGTCACGACGAGGGCGGCGAGGAGGACACCTCCGGCCAGGAGCCGGAAGAGGTCCTCGAGAGGGAAGGTGTGCAGCGGCATGACGAAGAGGCCGATCGCCAGGGCCTGCAGGAAGGTCTTGATCTTGCCGCCGCGGCTGGCGGGCATGATCCCGTGCCGGATGACCCAGAAGCGCAGGGCGGTGATCCCCAGCTCCCGGGCGAGGATGATGACGGTGACCCACCAGGGGATCTCGTCGATCATCGACAGGGTGATGAATCCGGCGCCCGTGAGCGCCTTGTCGGCGATCGGGTCGGCGACCTTGCCGAAGGTGGTGACGAGACCCTTCGCGCGGGCCAGGTCACCGTCGATCCGGTCGGTGATGATCGCGCCGGCGAAGACTCCCCAGGCCCACCACCGTGAGGCGGTGTCGTCGCCGCCGTGGCGCAGGACCAGCCAGACGAAGACGGGCACGAGCAGGATGCGCAGGACCGTCAGGGCGTTGGGGAGGTTCCACGGGCTCGGCTCGGCGGCCGTGGTCCCCGCCTCGGTCGACGGCGTCCGGTCGTCGGTCACGCGGCCACCTCCGCCACGAGGTCGATGCCCTCGGTGCCGACGACCGTGGCCGTGACGATCGTGCCCGGGGCGAGTCCCTCGAGCGATCCGGTGAGCAGGGTCGCCCCGTCGATGTCGGGGCCCTGGTGGTCCGCGCGCCCGGAGACCTCACCGGTCTCGGCGTCGACCTCCTCGACGAGCACCGTCACCGTCTCCCCGATGCGCTCCTCCGCCCGCTGGGCGGTCAGCTCCTCGACGAGGCGCGTGATCCGATCGACGCGCTCGGCGATGACGTCGGGCTCGACCTTGTCGGTCAGGTCCGCCCCCTCGGTCCCGTCCTCGTCGGAGTAACCGAAGACGCCGACGACGTCGAGGCGGGCCTCGACGAGGAAGCGCTCGAGCTCGGCCACGTCCTCCTCGGTCTCTCCCGGGAAGCCGACGATGACGTTGGAGCGGATCCCGGCCTCCGGCTGGCGCTCGCGCACCGAGCGGATCAGGCCGAGGAAGGACTCGGTGTCCCCGAACCGGCGCATCCGGCGCAGCAGCGGGCCCGAGGCGTGCTGGAAGGAGATGTCGTACCAGGGCACGACGCCCGGGATGCTCGCCATCGCCCGCAGCAGACCGGGACGGATCTCGGCGGGCTGCAGGTAGGACACGCGGACCCGGTCGACGCCCTCGATCGCGACGAGCTCCGGCAGCAGCTGCTCGAGCAGGTCGAGGTCGCCGAGGTCCTTGCCGTAGGACGTGGAGTTCTCACTGACGAGGAAGAGCTCGCGCACCCCCTGGGAGGCCAGCCACCGCCCCTCGGCCACGACGTCGTTCGGCCGGCGGGAGACGAAGGCCCCGCGGAAGGTCGGGATGGCGCAGAAGGAGCAGCGACGGTCGCAGCCGGACGCGATCTTCAGCGGCGCCCACGGCCGGTCGTCGAGACGTGCCCGGGGCAGGTCGCTCCCGCCGTGGCCCGGGAGGGCCACGTCCTGGGCAGCGGCCTCGCGCTCGACCGGCGAGATCGGCAGCAGGGTCCGGCGGTCACCGGGCGTGTGCGCCTCGGGCGCGTGCCCGTCGAGGACCGCGCGCAGGTGGGTGGACATGTCGGTGTAGGAGTCGAAGCCGAGGACCGCGTCGGCCTCCGGCAGCTCGTCGGCGAGCTCCTTGCCGTAGCGCTCGGCCAGGCACCCGACGGCCACGACCTTCTGGGTGCGGCCGTGCTCACGCAGGTCGTTCGCCTCGAGGATCGCGTCGATCGAGTCCTTCTTGGCCTGCTCGATGAAGCCGCAGGTGTTGACCACGGCCACGTCGGCCGCAGCGGCATCCTCGACGAGGGTCCAACCCCCGGCGGACAGACGGCCGGCGAGCTCCTCGGAGTCGACATCATTACGGGTGCACCCCAGAGTGACGAGGGCAACGCTTCGGGGCACGGACATGCCCCCCACTCTAGGCCGCCCGCGCCCGTGCTCGATCCTGAACCGCCGTCAGCTGCGCGAACGCATCACCGTCAGGGCCACCAGGCGGGAGATGACCATGGCCACGTAGAGCACGCCGGTGAGCTGCTCGATCATCGTGGCGGCACGCGCGTGGGGCTTGACGGGGATGACGTCGGACAGGCCGACGCTCGTGAGGTTCGCCCCGGAGAAGTACAGCAGCTCCAGGAAGGACCGCCGATCACCGCCGCTACCCCCGGCGAAGGAGTCGGGGGAGAGCGTCTGGACCGCCACGTAGAGGTAGGCGAAGGCGAAGAGGAGCACGGTGAAGGCGGCCGCGACCGCGAAGAACTCGTCCTTGGTCACCCAGGTGTCGGCGAAGACGTAGGCGATGAGTCCGTAGGCGATGTAGAAGTAGAAGACCGACAGGAGCAGGTGCGCGGCGAAGTTCACCCAGATGTTGTCGACGTCGACCACCGACCACACCTCGAGCAGGAACGCGGGGAACCCGATGAGCAGGGCCAGCCACGTCAGGGCCGGTGTGGACCGGACCGTCCAGATGCCGAAGGTCACGGCGATCAGCGAGATGCCGGCGATGGCCGCCCGTCCCCACGACTCGGCCTCCACCCACGGCAGGAGGACGATGGCGAGGAGCTGGATGGCGACGAGGATCGCCGACGGTTGCTTCCGCACGACGGCCGCCCAGTAGTTGATCCCCGTCGGACGACTGTCGAGCTCGTACCAGGCCTTCGTCATGCGCCCAACTGTAGGTCGCCCACGGCGCTCTAGACTCCCGAACGTGCTCACCGGCCCGCTCCTGCTCCCCCCGCTGCTGCTGGGCGCCCTGCTCGTGGTCAGCGGCGCGGCCAAGGTGCGCCACACCGACGCCACGCGCAGCGCCTTCGCCCAGCTCGAGCTGCCCCGGTCGCTCACCGAGTCCCCCGCACCGCTCCTCCTGCCGTGGGCCGAGGTCCTCCTGGCGGTCGCGCTGCTGGTGGCGCCGCCCCCTTCGCCCTGCCGGTGGCCGTGACCGCCGCTCTGCTCTTCGTCGGCTACCTCGTCGTCATCGGCCGCGCTCTGACCTTCGACCACCCGGTGACCTGCGGCTGCTTCGGCGAGCTCGGTCTCGGGGAGGTCACCCGCCGCACGGCGGTGCGCAACGTCCTGCTCGTCGTGGTGGCCCTGCTGGGCGTGTGGTCCGCCACCGCCGACCGGTCCGTGGCCGGCCGGCTCCTCGACGCCTCCGGCACCGTGTGGACCTGGTTGGGTCTGGTCGTGCTCACCGGGGCCGTCCTCGTGGGCACCTTCGCAGGGACGAAGGGGGCCTCCCGCACCTCCGCGGAGGGCGCCACCCCCGCCACGGACGCAGGGGGCGAGCTGAACTACGTGCGCCACCCCGTCCCCTTCGCCACCCTCGCGGACGCGGACGGCACGCTGCACAGCCTGACCGACCTGGCGCGGCGCGGGGCGGTGCTGCTCGTCTTCGTCTCCCCGGGGTGCGGCTCCTGCCGGCCCGCGATCGAGCGGATCCCCCGGTGGGTCACCGACCTCGCCCCGGTGCGGGTCATCGCCGTCGTCACGCACCCGCTCGCGGCCACCGTCGCCGCCGAGCCGGATCTCGAGGGGCACCTGATGCGCGACCCGCACGGCGCGACGGCTCGCACCTTCGGCGCGGCGGCGCCCGGTGCGGTCCTGCTCGGCGGCGACGGGCTGCTCGCGGGGGGCCCCGTCGTCGGTGGCCGGGAGGTCACCGCCTTCGTCGACGAGGTGCGCGCGGAGCTGCTCGGGGCCGGGGTCATCGACCCCGCGTGATCACCGGTGGTGGTCGGTGAGGGACCAGGCGTCCTCGTCGTCGTCCTCGGTCCACTCCTGCGCGGGCGGGTCGGTCCCGATCGGGTCGTCCGCGTAGCGGTCGCTGCGGGCGGGCACGGCCGCGGTGTCGACCATCTCGCCCTGCTCGACCTCGTCGGCGGAGTCCTGGTCGAAGGCCCCCTCGCTCGCGCCACCCTCGGGCTCGGGCGGGTCCTCCCCTTCATCAGGGCCAACGTGGTCGACAGCTCCTCCGGCGTGATGAGCACGTCGCGGGCCTTCGACCCCTCCGAGGGGCCGACGACGCCCCGGGACTCGAGCAGGTCCATCAGGCGACCGGCCTTGGCGAAGCCGACCCGCAGCTTGCGCTGGAGCATCGACGTCGAGCCGAACTGGGTGTTGACGACCAGCTCGGTCGCCTGGAGCAGGACGTCGAGGTCGTCGCCGATGTCCTCGTCGATCTGCTTCTTCGGTGCGTCCGGGGGGGCCACGTCCTCGCGGTAGGTCGGCTTGAGCTGGCCGGTGACGTGCTGGACGACGTCGTCGATCTCGGACTCGGTCACCCACGCGCCCTGGACGCGCATCGGCTTCGACTTGCCCATCGGCAGGAAGAGCGCGTCACCCTGGCCCAGGAGCTTCTCCGCGCCCGGCTGGTCGAGCACGACCCGGGAGTCGGACAGCGACGAGGTCGCGAAGGCCATCCGCGAGGGGACGTTGGCCTTGATCAGACCGGTCACGACGTCGACGGACGGACGCTGCGTGGCGAGGACGAGGTGGATGCCCGCCGCACGCGCCAGCTGGGTGATGCGCACGATCGAGTCCTCGACGTCGCGAGGGGCCACCATCATCAGGTCCGCGAGCTCGTCGACGATGACCAGGAGGTACGGGTAGGGCTGCAGGACGCGCTCGCTGCCGGGGATCGCCTCGACCTTGCCGGCCTTGACCGCCTTGTTGAAGTCGTCGAGGTGCTTGTAGCCGTAGGTGGCGAGGTCGTCGTAGCGCATGTCCATCTCGCGCACGACCCACTGCAGGGCCTCGGCGGCCTTCTTGGCGTTCGTGATGATCGGGGTGATCAGGTGCGGGATGCCCTCGTAGGCGGTCAGCTCCACGCGCTTGGGGTCGACGAGCACCATCCGCACCTCGTCGGGGGTGGCCCGCATGAGCACCGAGGTGATCATCGAGTTGACGAAGGAGGACTTGCCGGAGCCGGTCGCACCGGCGACGAGGATGTGCGGCATCTTCGCCAGGTTGGCGATGACGTAGCCGCCCTCGACGTCCTTGCCGACGCCCATGACCATCGGGTGCTCGTTGTTGCGCGCGACGTCGGAGCGCAGGACGTCCCCGAGGCAGACCATCTCCTTGTCGGCGTTCGGGATCTCGATGCCGATCGCCGACTTGCCGGGGATGGGGCTGAGGATGCGCACGTCGGCGGAGGCGACCGCGTAGGCGATGTTCTTGGACAGGGCGGTGACGCGCTCGACCTTGACGCCGGGACCGAGCTCGACGACGTACCGGGTGACGGTCGGTCCACGGTGGAAGCCGGTGACCTGGGCGTCGATGTTGAACTCGTCGAGCGTACTCGTCAGGGCCTCGACGACCTGGTCGTTGGCCGCGGAGCGCTCCTTGTGCGGAGGGCCGGGCTTGAGGTAGGTGCTCTCCGGCAAGGTGTAGGTGACGTCGCCGGCCAGGGCGAGCTGCTCGACCCGCTGGGGCAGCGGGGTGGTGGGCGGCGCCTCGATCACCGTCTTGCTCTCGACCTTGGCGGGCGCCACGACGGGGTTCGCGGTCGGGCGCTTCTCGCCCGGACGGGGGCCATCGGCCGCCGGCGGCTCGGCCGGGTCCGTCGAGGCGGGGGCGGCGGAGGGCGCCCCCTTCCTCTTGCGGCCCTTGCCGTCCACGGGCTGCACCACGGCGGCCTGGTCGTAGGCGGTGTCCCCGTCGCGCTGGCCGGAGAGTGCGTCGTCCTCCGCCGAGCGGCGACGGCGGCGGGCCCGGCCCACCGCGGCCCCGGGCGCGTCGGTCGCGGCCCGCTGCTCGCTCACGTGCGCCGGCACCTCGCCGGTGAAGGCGGCGCGGATGTAGGCCAGTCGTTGCGGGACCTCGTGCAGCGGGGTCCCCGTGAGCAGCAGGAGACTGAAGAGGCCGAGCAGAGCCAGCAGGATGATCGCGGGCCACTCGGTCACCGCCGTCACGAGCGGGTCGGAGGCCAGGAAACCGACGATGCCGCCCGCGTCGCGCATGGGGTCCGCACCCTCCGGGGGCTGCGGGATGTCCTTGGCGATGTGGGTCAGGCCGGCGGCGGCGAAGAGGGCCATGACGGTGCCGAAGCCGAGGCGGGCGTCCGCCGCCTCGTTGCTCGGGGTGCGCAGCAGGCGCACGCCGAGGACCAGCAGGACGATGGGGAGCGCGTAGGCGATCCGGCCGAAGGTGCCCGCCGCGACCGCGTGCACGACGTCGCCGAAACCGCCGGCCAGGCCCCACCACTCGCGGACGGCGACGACCAGGGCGAGCGCGAGGAAGAGGAAGCCGAGCCCGTCACGACGGTGCTCCGGCTCGATCTGGCTGGCCCCGTGGCCCATCCGGCGCACGCTCGACCCGGTGGCGCTCGCGACGCCCATCCAGGTGCGCTGGACGGCCGCGAGCGGCAGCGGGAGCCCGCCCCCGGACGCGCCCTTCTTCCGCGCCGCCGGAGCCTTGCCCTTGGCAGTCGGCTTCCGCCCCGAGGGCCGCGTGCTTCCGCGGGGTCGCGAGGCGGCGCTCTTGCGAGCGGTGGTCGACGGGCGAGTGGCCATGCTCGCAGAGTAGGGGAAAGACACGCCTGACACACGCGTCACACGCGCACCAAGGCGGTAGCCTCCCCCAGTGGACTCCCGTCTGGTGCTCGTCGCCGTCGTGACGGGCGCACTCGGGATCGGCGTCCTGGTCGCGCTGCGCAGGGGCGCCTACCGCCGCCCCGACGAGACCGGCCCGCTCCCCCGCCACCTGTGGGTGGTGGCGGTCGCCCCCTTCGCCGGGGTGCTCGTGGCCCGGGCGCTCGCCGATCACCCGTGGCCGGCCCTCCTGCCCTACCTCGTCCTCGTGCCCGCCGGTCTCGCCCTCGCCGCGATCGACGCGGACGTGCACCGCCTGCCCAATGCGATCACCCTGCCGCTGGTGCCGGTCGAGCTCGCCCTGCTCGCCGGGGCGAGCGCCGCGACCGGCGACTGGACCTCCCTTCGCCGGGCGGGTCTGGCGGCACTCCTCGTCGGAGGCGGCTTCCTGCTGCTGGCCCTCGTGCTCTACGGGCGATCGGTCGGGATGGGCGACGCCAAGCTCATCGTCTCCCTCGCCGCAGTCCTGGGCTGGCTCTCCTGGGGCCACGTCCTCCTCGGGCTGTGGCTCGGCTTCGTCCTCGGCGGCGTGGTCGCGCTCGGGCTGCTGCTGGCCCGCCGGGCAGGGCGGGGCACGCACCTGGCCTTCGGCCCGTACCTCGTGGTCGGCACGCTGGTCGCCCTCCTCCTCGGCTGACGTCCCACGATCCGAGACGGGTCGTGCCCGGTCGCGCACTCCGAGCGGTGCGTCCGCTACCGTCTCGACCCAAGGTCACGAGTACCAGCGACAAGCCCCGGCTAGCTGGTCGGCAACCCTCCTTCCGCGGTGGGGTGCTCCGGGTGACGACCTGGCCGGCGGCGTGGTGTCGCCCGGCAAGCGCGGACTCACGGTCGACGCCTGGGTCCTTGACCCGATGGAGTCCTCCATGACCGTCTCCGACCTGCGTCCCACCACCACGGCCCTGCCCCCGCTCGTGTCGGCCGGACTGACCTACCGCGACCACGACGACTCCACCGTCGAGTACGCCCACCTCGACCACGGTGCGACCACCCCCGCCCTCGTCGCCGTCACGGAGGCGGTCACGGCCGCCTCCGCCACCTACTCCTCCGTCCACCGCGGCGCCGGCTTCGCCTCCCGGGTGACCAGCTCCCGCTACGAGGCGGCCCGCGAGGCGGTCGCCGCCTTCGTCGGGGCACGCGAGGACGACCAGGTCGTCTTCACCCGCAACACGACCGACTCCTTCAACCTCCTCGCCCGGGCACTGCCGACGGGCACGACGGTCTTCGTCTTCGCCTCCGAGCACCACGCCGCCCTGCTGCCCTGGGCCGATGCGGTGCGCCTGCCCATCCCGCACAGCCACGCCGAGGCGGTCACGCTCCTCGACGAGGCGCTGCGCACCCACCCGGGCGAGCACCGACTCGTCGTCGCCACCGGCGCCTCGAACGTCACGGGCGAGCACTGGCCGATCGAGCGGCTCGCCGACCTGGCGCACGCGCACGGGGCCCGCTTCGCGCTCGACGCCGCCCAGGTCGTCCCGCACCGCCGGGTCGACATCGCGGCCCTGGGCATCGACTGGGTCGCCTTCTCCGGGCACAAGGTCTACGCGCCCTTCGGCGCCGGCGCGCTCGTGGGCCGCCGGGACTGGCTCGACACGGCCGACCCGTACCTCGCCGGGGGCGGGGCCACCACCCGCGTCGGCGACGGGGCCGTCGAGTGGACCACCGGTCCGGCCCGGCACGAGGCAGGCAGCCCCAACGTCCTCGGCGCGGTCGCGCTCGCCGCCGCCTGCGAGGTCATCGCCGAGCACGAGGAGGCGATCATCGCCCACGAGCACGCCCTGCGCACCCGGCTGCTCAGCGGTCTCGCAACCATCGACGGGGTGCACGTGCACACCCTCTTCGGCGGTCGCACGGGCGCACCCGTGGCGACGATCACGGTCGACGGGCACGACAGCAGCGAGGTCGCCCGCGTCCTCGGCGACGAGCACGGGATCGGGGTGCGCGACGGGAA
Proteins encoded in this region:
- the rimO gene encoding 30S ribosomal protein S12 methylthiotransferase RimO codes for the protein MSVPRSVALVTLGCTRNDVDSEELAGRLSAGGWTLVEDAAAADVAVVNTCGFIEQAKKDSIDAILEANDLREHGRTQKVVAVGCLAERYGKELADELPEADAVLGFDSYTDMSTHLRAVLDGHAPEAHTPGDRRTLLPISPVEREAAAQDVALPGHGGSDLPRARLDDRPWAPLKIASGCDRRCSFCAIPTFRGAFVSRRPNDVVAEGRWLASQGVRELFLVSENSTSYGKDLGDLDLLEQLLPELVAIEGVDRVRVSYLQPAEIRPGLLRAMASIPGVVPWYDISFQHASGPLLRRMRRFGDTESFLGLIRSVRERQPEAGIRSNVIVGFPGETEEDVAELERFLVEARLDVVGVFGYSDEDGTEGADLTDKVEPDVIAERVDRITRLVEELTAQRAEERIGETVTVLVEEVDAETGEVSGRADHQGPDIDGATLLTGSLEGLAPGTIVTATVVGTEGIDLVAEVAA
- a CDS encoding ion channel; translation: MTKAWYELDSRPTGINYWAAVVRKQPSAILVAIQLLAIVLLPWVEAESWGRAAIAGISLIAVTFGIWTVRSTPALTWLALLIGFPAFLLEVWSVVDVDNIWVNFAAHLLLSVFYFYIAYGLIAYVFADTWVTKDEFFAVAAAFTVLLFAFAYLYVAVQTLSPDSFAGGSGGDRRSFLELLYFSGANLTSVGLSDVIPVKPHARAATMIEQLTGVLYVAMVISRLVALTVMRSRS
- a CDS encoding MauE/DoxX family redox-associated membrane protein, with the translated sequence MLTGPLLLPPLLLGALLVVSGAAKVRHTDATRSAFAQLELPRSLTESPAPLLLPWAEVLLAVALLVAPPPSPCRWP
- a CDS encoding MauE/DoxX family redox-associated membrane protein, whose product is MAVTAALLFVGYLVVIGRALTFDHPVTCGCFGELGLGEVTRRTAVRNVLLVVVALLGVWSATADRSVAGRLLDASGTVWTWLGLVVLTGAVLVGTFAGTKGASRTSAEGATPATDAGGELNYVRHPVPFATLADADGTLHSLTDLARRGAVLLVFVSPGCGSCRPAIERIPRWVTDLAPVRVIAVVTHPLAATVAAEPDLEGHLMRDPHGATARTFGAAAPGAVLLGGDGLLAGGPVVGGREVTAFVDEVRAELLGAGVIDPA
- a CDS encoding A24 family peptidase — protein: MDSRLVLVAVVTGALGIGVLVALRRGAYRRPDETGPLPRHLWVVAVAPFAGVLVARALADHPWPALLPYLVLVPAGLALAAIDADVHRLPNAITLPLVPVELALLAGASAATGDWTSLRRAGLAALLVGGGFLLLALVLYGRSVGMGDAKLIVSLAAVLGWLSWGHVLLGLWLGFVLGGVVALGLLLARRAGRGTHLAFGPYLVVGTLVALLLG
- a CDS encoding aminotransferase class V-fold PLP-dependent enzyme; translation: MTVSDLRPTTTALPPLVSAGLTYRDHDDSTVEYAHLDHGATTPALVAVTEAVTAASATYSSVHRGAGFASRVTSSRYEAAREAVAAFVGAREDDQVVFTRNTTDSFNLLARALPTGTTVFVFASEHHAALLPWADAVRLPIPHSHAEAVTLLDEALRTHPGEHRLVVATGASNVTGEHWPIERLADLAHAHGARFALDAAQVVPHRRVDIAALGIDWVAFSGHKVYAPFGAGALVGRRDWLDTADPYLAGGGATTRVGDGAVEWTTGPARHEAGSPNVLGAVALAAACEVIAEHEEAIIAHEHALRTRLLSGLATIDGVHVHTLFGGRTGAPVATITVDGHDSSEVARVLGDEHGIGVRDGKFCAHPLVDHLLAERPQSTAVRISAGLGTTTEHVDRLLAALRSL